A window from Balearica regulorum gibbericeps isolate bBalReg1 chromosome 1, bBalReg1.pri, whole genome shotgun sequence encodes these proteins:
- the TMTC3 gene encoding protein O-mannosyl-transferase TMTC3 isoform X2, protein MTPYGIFHLKECSVWTPIAVTVFLVAVATLCKEQGITVVGICCVYEVFIAQGYTLPVLLDTAVQILRGKGSIPYSMLQTLLKLIVLMFSTLLLVVVRVQVIQSQLPVFTRFDNPAAVSPSPARQLTFNYLLPVNAWLLLNPSELCCDWTMGTIPLVESLLDVRNVATLTFFCFLGSLIVFSLRYPGDSSKTVLMALCLIVLPFIPASNLFFPVGFVVAERVLYVPSMGFCILVAHGWKKLSNKSVLRKISWVCLAVVLFTHALKTLHRNWDWESEYTLFMSALKVNKNNAKLWNNVGHALENEKNFERALQFFIQATQVQPDDIGAHMNVGRTYKNLNKTKEAEESYMIAKSLMPQIIPGKKYAARVAPNHLNVYINLANLIRANESRLEEADQLYRQAISMRPDFKQAYISRGELLLKMNKPLKAKEAYLRALELDRTNADLWYNLAIVYIELKDPTEALKNFNRALELNPAHKLALFNSALLMQESGDARLRPEAKQRLLHYVKEEPQDANGYFNLGMLAMDDKKDMEAEAWMKKAISLQPNFRSALFNLALLYSQTAKELMALPVLEDLLRYYPDHTKGLILKGDILMNQKKDIVGAKMCFEKILELDPKNVQGKHNLCVVYFEERNLIKAEKCLVETLALAPHEEYIQRHLNIVRSKIASLSATEQSLLPADGTATAAAEEKKNSFQNLKGVKNEQKPTQTIVDNNKGHSKNKKQTEKNNMEKETPKKSTKEIKDIEKKRVAALKRLEEIERILNGE, encoded by the exons ACTGTGTAAAGAACAAGGAATAACGGTGGTGGGGATATGCTGTGTGTATGAAGTGTTTATTGCTCAAGGG tatACCTTGCCAGTGTTGTTGGACACAGCTGTACAGATTCTTCGAGGGAAGGGCAGTATTCCTTACTCTATGCTCCAAACACTGTTGAAGCTCATAGTCCTAATGTTCAGTACACTGCTGCTTGTAGTTGTCAGAGTCCAGGTTATCCAGTCTCAACTCCCAGTGTTTACAAG GTTTGATAACCCAGCTGCTGTTAGTCCATCCCCAGCAAGGCAGCTGACTTTCAACTACCTCCTCCCTGTAAATGCTTGGCTGCTTCTCAACCCCTCAGAATTATGCTGTGACTGGACAATGGGAACTATTCCTCTTGTGGAGTCTTTGTTGGATGTTAGAAATGTTGCCACCCTTaccttcttttgctttctgggATCTTTGATTGTCTTCAGTCTCCGATATCCTGGGGATTCCTCCAAGACTGTATTGATG GCACTCTGCTTAATAGTGCTACCATTCATTCCTGCATCAAacctcttttttcctgttggatTTGTCGTAGCAGAACGAGTGTTGTATGTTCCTAGCATGGGATTCTGCATTTTAGTAGCACATGGGTGGAAGAAATTATCAAATAAAAG tgtgctaagaaaaatttcttgggtttgtttggcTGTGGTACTATTCACTCATGCCTTAAAAACACTGCACAGAAACTGGGATTGGGAGTCAGAGTACACATTGTTTATGTCAGCTTTAAAG gTAAATAAGAACAATGCAAAACTATGGAACAATGTGGGGCATGcgttagaaaatgaaaagaattttgaaagagCTCTGCAATTCTTTATACAAGCCACACAAGTGCAGCCAG atgaTATTGGTGCCCACATGAATGTAGGAAGAACTTacaaaaacctgaacaaaacTAAAGAAGCCGAAGAATCATACATGATTGCTAAATCATTGATGCCACAG ATTATTCCAGGTAAAAAGTATGCAGCAAGAGTTGCTCCTAACCATCTGAATGTTTATATCAATCTTGCGAACTTAATTAGAGCAAATGAATCTCGCCTTGAAGAAGCAGATCAATTATATCGACAAGCAATTAGTATGAGACCAGATTTCAAGCAGGCTTACATCAGCAg GGGagaattacttttaaaaatgaacaaacctCTGAAAGCTAAGGAAGCTTATCTTAGAGCTCTGGAACTAGACAGAACCAATGCAGACCTGTGGTACAACTTGGCAATTGTTTACATTGAACTGAAAGATCCAACAGAAGCACTGAAGAATTTCAACCGAGCACTAGAACTCAACCCAGCGCATAAACTAGCATTATTCAACTCAGCGCTGCTAATGCAGGAATCTG gTGATGCTCGGCTTAGACCCGAAGCTAAACAAAGACTATTACATTATGTGAAAGAAGAACCACAGGATGCAAATGGGTACTTCAATTTGGGTATGCTGGCAATGGATGATAAAAAAGATATGGAAGCAGAGGCATGGATGAAGAAAGCTATAAGCTTACAGCCAAACTTCCGAAGTGCTTTGTTCAATTTGGCACTGCTTTATTCGCAGACAGCAAAAGAATTGATGGCTTTGCCTGTCCTGGAAGACCTACTGAGATACTACCCAGATCATACCAAAGGTCTGATTTTGAAAGGAGATATCCTTATGAACCAAAAGAAGGATATCGTTGgagcaaaaatgtgttttgaaaaaattTTGGAACTGGATCCCAAAAATGTACAAGGAAAACATAATCTTTGTGTGGTTTACTTTGAAGAACGAAACTTAATAAAAGCGGAAAAATGTTTGGTTGAAACACTAGCACTGGCACCTCATGAAGAGTATATTCAGCGTCATTTAAACATAGTCAGAAGTAAAATTGCATCACTTAGTGCTACGGAACAGTCATTGCTTCCAGCAGATGGGACTGcaactgcagctgcagaagagaaaaaaaattcatttcagaatttgaaaggagtaaaaaatgagcagaaacCCACCCAAACAATAGTTGATAACAATAAAGGGCActcaaaaaataagaaacaaacagaaaaaaacaatatgGAGAAAGAGACTCCCAAAAAATctacaaaagaaatcaaagacattgagaaaaagagagttgctgctttgaaaagacTAGAAGAGATTGAACGTATATTAAATGGTGAATAG